In Edaphobacter aggregans, the sequence CTCAGATCACGAAGAGCATCCAGCAAGGAAGGACTCGCCAACATCAGTTCCACCGCACTCCACACCGGAACCATGGCCTGCCCATGTTCCCCCAGCACGCTGGCGCGCACATACCGCCTGCTGATTCCCAGGTCTCTTGCAATCGCCCTCGCAAACCGTAGTGAATCCTGCTCCGCTCCCATCCCCACCACGCGCCTGCGATCAACACTGTTCGCCAGAATCTGCACCCCCAGTTCCACCGGATTGCTCACAACAATGAAGAGCGCGTCCGGCGAACTGCTGGCGCACTCTTTAGCAATATGCTCGAAGATCGGTCGGTTCTGCGCTCCCAGATCACGCCGGGTCTTCACCTCCGGAGAGAGCGTAGCCCCTGCCGTCACCACGACAATATCGGCGTCGACATCGCCGATATTCGGCACCATCTCAATCTCGACACGCTCCTCATCGAACGCATCCAGCAGATCGATCCTCGTACCAAGCAGCTTCTTTTCGCTTGAACTCGCCCCATGCCCCACAAGCTGGAGCCTGTCCCCCGGTTCCAGCAGATCGCTGCGCAGAATCTGCGTCGCCAGCATCCCTCCCACCGCGCCCGAAGCTCCGAGGATGGCGACCGAGATCGACATGCAGTCAGTATGTCAAAATCCCAATCACAGAGACATGGCAAAATGAGCAGACGGCAATAGCCTGTTCGCTGGAGATTCCATGGCAGATATAAATGTAGCGGTTATCGGCTTCGGCCTTGCAGGACGAGTCTTTCACGCCCCCTTCGTCAGCGCCGTACCCGGCCTAAAGCTCGAAGCCATCGTCCAGCGCCGCGGAGACGAAGCCGCCAAAGCCTACCCTGCCACCCGCCTCCTGCGCTCCGCCGAAGAGGCATTCGCCGATCCGGCCATCCAACTCATCGTCGTCGGCACCCCAAACGAGACCCACTTCGACCTCGCCAAACGCGCCCTCCTCGCCGGCAAGCATGTCGTCATCGACAAGCCCTTCGCCGCCACCAGCGCCGAAGCAAAAGAACTCGGCGACCTCGCCGCCGCCCGCAACCTCGTCCTCGCCCCCTTCCACAACCGCCGCTGGGACGGCGACTTCCTCACCGTCCGCAAAGTCATCGAGGGCGGTAAGCTCGGCCGCATCGTCACCTATGAGTCACACTTCGACCGCTTCCGCCCCCTTCCTCGCGAGGCCACATGGAAGGAGTCCGGCAACGACGCCAACGGCCTGCTCATGGACCTCGGCCCCCACCTCGTCGATCAGGCCCTCGCACTCTTTGGCCCACCCGAAGGCATCACCGCCAGCGTCCGCCGCGACCGCGATCAGACCGACATAGAAGACGCCTTCG encodes:
- a CDS encoding malate dehydrogenase, with the translated sequence MSISVAILGASGAVGGMLATQILRSDLLEPGDRLQLVGHGASSSEKKLLGTRIDLLDAFDEERVEIEMVPNIGDVDADIVVVTAGATLSPEVKTRRDLGAQNRPIFEHIAKECASSSPDALFIVVSNPVELGVQILANSVDRRRVVGMGAEQDSLRFARAIARDLGISRRYVRASVLGEHGQAMVPVWSAVELMLASPSLLDALRDLRERAGNAPLKERVARLQAEVVQLLETHQIPEAYEVARRALPDARIFVEPFITMQCMHSTPNATANATLHCLEAVLANDSRRIHGQVLLEGEVLGIGGVCGVPVALSRTGWQPEGVGGLTANEREMLVQSAESIREFTSGILYGASSG
- a CDS encoding oxidoreductase, which produces MADINVAVIGFGLAGRVFHAPFVSAVPGLKLEAIVQRRGDEAAKAYPATRLLRSAEEAFADPAIQLIVVGTPNETHFDLAKRALLAGKHVVIDKPFAATSAEAKELGDLAAARNLVLAPFHNRRWDGDFLTVRKVIEGGKLGRIVTYESHFDRFRPLPREATWKESGNDANGLLMDLGPHLVDQALALFGPPEGITASVRRDRDQTDIEDAFDITLHYPRLLAHCRSTMLACDAAPRFLLHGTRGSFKKYGLDPQEPALVAGARVPRMGEGDWLAENEADWGTLTVAPVPADPATLVRTPIKTEFGDYRNYYANVRDAINGTAPLTVTPQDGYRVIRLLELARQSSKEARTLPA